Proteins encoded within one genomic window of Thermococcus celer Vu 13 = JCM 8558:
- a CDS encoding TBP-interacting protein yields MTYGELSPRIKKVYAQVRYIDDYHWEITGESIIGVHKKSNVKVIIEVADNREHAREMAENGNGDGIRIIAVPDRSVFLVHNGVFILTYRYLKTTLADINDHIIWSGFRVVEGDGRLIQEDFYEYLGGAFLEHVKNNMLAGQDYVFWQFYRCPKCGKYVDVESLETHLKGHGIKHYEQSEERYEVFEINFQDGKVYDTSGREVPLKEFSEEAKDFLNEIKEGVKGAVL; encoded by the coding sequence ATGACCTACGGTGAGCTGAGTCCAAGGATCAAAAAGGTCTACGCCCAGGTGAGGTACATAGACGATTACCACTGGGAGATCACGGGAGAGAGCATAATCGGTGTTCACAAGAAGAGCAACGTGAAGGTTATCATAGAGGTCGCGGATAACAGGGAGCACGCCAGGGAGATGGCCGAGAACGGTAACGGCGATGGCATCAGGATAATAGCCGTTCCCGATAGGAGCGTCTTCCTGGTTCACAACGGGGTTTTCATCCTCACCTACCGCTACCTCAAGACGACGCTCGCGGACATAAACGACCACATCATCTGGAGCGGGTTCAGGGTGGTCGAGGGTGATGGAAGGCTGATTCAGGAGGACTTCTACGAGTACCTCGGTGGGGCCTTCCTCGAGCACGTAAAGAACAACATGCTCGCGGGACAGGACTACGTGTTCTGGCAGTTCTACAGGTGCCCCAAGTGCGGGAAGTACGTTGACGTCGAGAGCCTCGAGACACACCTTAAGGGACACGGGATAAAGCATTACGAGCAGAGCGAGGAACGCTACGAGGTCTTCGAGATAAACTTCCAGGACGGGAAGGTCTACGATACGTCCGGCAGGGAGGTACCCCTGAAGGAGTTCAGCGAGGAGGCGAAGGACTTCCTCAACGAGATAAAAGAGGGCGTGAAGGGGGCTGTTCTCTAA